CCAGCCCGGCCTGGCGGCGCGTGTCCAGCGCGACCTCTCGCGCGTCCAAGGCCTTCTCACGCAGCCGTGTGAGCTCCGGGGACGGCTCGGGGGACTCGGTGTCCTCCAGGCGCATGGCCCACTGGGACAGGCGCGAGTCTCCGGCATGCTCCGGCCGGGCCAGGGCCTGGCGCATGCGGGCGAGCCGGTCGGCCAACGCGGCGGCATCCGCGCTGGCGCGGGCTACCTGTTCGGCGAGCTGCGCTTCCAGCCGGGCCATGTCGGCTTCGGCGCGCGCCAAATCTGCTTCCCGGGAAGGGGTGGGGGACGGGGGCATGGGTGGGGCTCCAGGCGGAGGCCCAGTCTACCGCCGCCCGGCCTCCCCCACGAGTCCCCCTTCTCGGGATATCCCGTCAGTCCGCGCCCTTGATGCAGGCCACCGGCTTGAGGCGGTGGGCCACCCGGGCGAGTCCTGCCTGCTCCACCGTCTCCAGCACGTCGTCCAGGTTCTTGTAGCAGGGCCCGGACTCGTCCAGTGGCGTGGTGCGGGTGTTGAGCAGGATGCCGGCCTCCGCCATGCGCCGGTCCGTCTCCTCCTGCTGGAGCTGCCGGCGCGCGGCGGAGCGTGACAGCCGCCGGCCGGAGCCATGGTTCACCGAGTAGATGGACTTCTCCGCCCCCGGCTCCGCGAAGAGGATGGCGCTGCCCGTCTCCATGGAGCCCGGGATGAGGATGGGGTGCCCGGTGGCCTCCCACGTCGTCCCCTTGAGGGCCGGATGTCCGGCAGGGAAGGCCCGCGTGGCGCCCTTGCGTGCGACGAACTTGCCGCCCTCACGCTGGATGAGGTTGTGGCTGATCTCGTAGTAGATGTTCGCGGTGCCGCCGAACACGTCCTCGAGCGCCCCGCACACGGCCTCGCCGATGAGCAACCGGTTGGCCACGGCGAAGTTGGCCGCCATGTTGTGCAGGTTCCAGTAGCTGCGGCCCAGGGCGCTGTCCGCGTCCAGCCAGACGAAGTCCTCGCTGCGGCTCTTGAGGCCCAACTGCGCGGCGCCCGCCACGAAGAAGTGCTTGGCGATGTTCCAGCCGAAGCCCCGGCTGCCGGTGTGGAGCATCACCCAGACGCGGCCCATCTCATCCACCTGCATCTCGGTGAAGTGGTTGCCGCCGCCCAGGCTGCCCAGCTGTCCGCGCTTGTCATAGGCGCGCTCGGGGATGGAAACGCCGGTGTCCTCCACGGGGATGAAGTCGCGCTCGGTGACGGAGCGGCTTCTGCCCAGGGCCTTGGCGCCGTGGCGCAGGACTTCCTTGAGGGTGGGTTCGCTGAGCTTGCGCTGCTTGCGTGCCCGGGTGGCGCCCACGCCCACGGCGATGCGGTCGGTCACCTCGTCGATCCACTGGCGGCGCTTCGCGGGGTCGGCGACGTCCTCCACGGTGAGGGAGGTCTGCAGCTGCACCATGCCGCAGCCGATGTCGTAGCCGGCGGCGGTGGGCAGCAGGACGCCGTCCGTCTCCACGATGGTGCCGATGGGGACGCCGTAGCCCACGTGACAGTCGGGCGTGACGGCGACGCGGGTGACGCCGGGGAAGGTGGCGGCGTTGACGACCTGATCGAAGACGGCGTCTTCCAGCGGGGGGGCTTCCGGGTTGCCTTCCTCCCCCCAGAGGAGCTTGTCGGAGAGGAACAGGTCCGCGTGCACGCGCATGGTCTTGGTGCGCGGCAGGACGTAGTGGCCCTCGGAGACCTTTTCCAGGTGTTGCTTCCAGCTCATGGTGAATCCCCCAGGTGGGTGAACCCGCGGCAGGGACGAAGCCCTCCATCATCCCTGACGGTGCCGGTTTCCGGACACACGATTGGCTGCCTGCCTGGCCTGTGCCGAGTGGAAACCCCGTGGGGTGGACGGAGGGAACGGCCGGGAGTGCACGGAGCGGCATTCAGACAAGCCTGGGGGTTGCGGCGGCGGATCGGCATTCCCATTTCTGCAGCGTGCATCAAGGGGGTGGGCGATGGGGTTTTTGACGGGGATGGTGCTGGCGGTGTCGTTGCAGGCGGGGCCGGTGGAGATGACCGCGGCTCCGGTGTTCAATCCGTCGCTGTGCGCCAAGAAGCGCGTGGATCCATGCGGGTGCCATCACGTGTACGGCATCCGGCACTGCCACCAGAACCGGAAGAGCAACCACTGCGAGGCGCAGGTCCGCGCCTACGAGCCGGACGTGGGGCAGGAGACCGCGGAAGCAACGAACCCGCTCCAGAGCCTCATCGACCCGGCGAAGTCCGTGTCCATGTAGGACGGTCCCTGAACGGGGTGGAGCATCCGGGCGTCCTTCCCTGAAGAGGGGAGGGCGCCACGGTGCGTTGTGGGGACGGCTATCCCGGGTCCAGGGACCAGGTGCCTTCATTCCAGCGCTTCAGTGCTTCCAAAGCTTCGAAGGGCACGAGTCCCTGCCCCTTTGCGGCTTCCTCCAGGACCGCCTTGGCTTCAGCCGTCCGGTAGCGGAGCAGGGTCGCAGCGGCCGTCACCCGCACGTCCATGCGCTCATGCTTGAACAACACGAGGAGCGCATCCCGTCCGGCATCACCGTGGGCCAGGAGTTGATCGATCGCGGCCCCGTACTTCCTGGCGTGCTTGTTTCCGGTCTTCGCGTCCCCTTTCCAGATGGCATCGGTCTGGGCGGCGACGTGCTTCGCGACTTGTTCGACCAGTTCCTCCAGCGTCATCACCAGACTCCTTCGGGTTGGTGAGTCGGAGCAACGGCTCAACCACGAAGGCGGGCTGGCTGCAAAGACCTTGTCACTCCTCACACCACCTCAATGCGCGGCGGCTGGCTCCCCGGGAAGCACCTCGGAACGGCTCACTTCAAGGTCGCTCTCCGAGCGGATGATGACCCAGCGTGCCTGCGGCGACACGCGCAGGGCCACCACGTTCGGCGCCAGGCGGCGCATCTCCGGCTTGTAGGGCATCACCGCGGACGGAGGCTTCGTTGGTGGGGCGCCGGGCGCGCGGTTCTTCAGCGCGAGGACCTTCACCGTGGGGCGCTCCGGCGTCGGAGCAGGATTCACCGTGGACGGCGGCACGGCCGGCAGTGCCTTCTTGGGCACGCTCTTGCTCACCATCACCGGCGTGATGCACGGAGGCGTATTCCCTCCCGGCTGCGCGGCCCCCTCCGCCGGTGGATCCCCGAAGGCGAACATCGACACGATGACCTTCGGCAGCGTCACGGCCTCCGGCGCACCCGCCGCCACCTGCGCCATGGAACGGGACATCGTCGTCGTCGCCGAATCCAGCGCGGGCGTCACGGTCGGCATGGCAGGACGCGGATGGGGCAGCACCGCCTGCCGTCCCGGTCCCTGCATCACGCTCGGTGTCCCATGGACGTTCACCGGCGTGACGGACGGCGCCACCGGGAGAGCCCTCGGTGCGTCCGGCCCCTGCGCGTCGTTGCGCACGAAGGACGGCGGCACGCTGCGCATCCGTCCGGGCGGCGGCGTCGGCGGCAGCCGGTCGAAACGGTAGAGCTCCTCGTCCTCCAGTGCCGTCGGAGTCACCGCGCCCTGACCCATCCGCGCCAATTCCTGCTGCAACGCCGCGTCGCGCGGAGCCAACTCCAGCGCTGCCTTCAGGGCGCCCCGCGCACGGGATTCGCAACCCAGTGACAACAGCACCCGGGCGGCTTTACGGTACGCGGCAATCGCTTGCTCCTTCTGCCCCGCGCGGCGGCAGGCCTCCGCCAGCCGGACGCGCACATTCGCGTCGCGCGGGAGCATCTTCGCGAGCTGCGCGTACGTTTCCACGCACTGCGCATACCTCCCCCGCTGGTACAGCGCATGGGCGGCTTCCTTCAAATCCCGTAGCTTCATCGACTCGCGCTCGCTCATGGGGGTCTCCGCGTCGGTGTCGCTCCCGTGAGCTAGCAGGCGACGTGCCGCGCTCCCGTGACGTGCGCTCGCGTTCACTGCCGTGCCCCCACCGCGCCCCCAGGCTGGAAACCCTGTCCTCCACCCGGCGGACCCCAAGGCAATCCACCGTGTCCCCGTGCACGCTGTCCGCTGAAGGACCCGGCCTGAACCCTGTAGAAATGGGAACCGCGCTGTAACAACGTCAGTGCGCGCATCGCGGGGGGGCTCTCAGGAGACGTCGGATGCCAGCGCATGGGACATTGGGGCAGCTCCGGACTCCGCCGGAGTCACCCGGAGGTTGCATCCATGGCTTCACGCTTCGTGGCCCTGACGTTGGGAACCCTGCTGCTCAGCGCCCTGCCCGCGGGGGCGAAGGAGCCCGCTGCTCGCGCTGGGGACTCGAAGGAGCTTCCTCCCGCGGACGAGACGCTCACCCTGAAGAAGGGCGCGAAGCAGGTGCTGACGGTGCAGGGAATGAGCCGCGTGGCGCTGGGCGATCCGTCCGTCGCGGACGTGAAGACCACCGGGAAGGACGGCGTGGAGGTCTCCGCGCTGGCGAAGGGGACGACCACGCTCATCATCTGGGGCAGTGACGGCAAACGCCGCACGTACCGCATCGTGGTGGACGGCTAGCGTCCCCCGAAGCTCAGGAGCCTCACGGCTCCGACAGCAGGAACAGCGCGTGCGAGCTGGCGATGGGCCGCGTGCGGTCGTCCTGCCAGGCCTCCACGCGCACGTTGGCCACGCGGCGTCCCTGTCGCGTGATGAATGCTCGCGCGAAGGTGTCCTGCGCCTTGCCCGAGCGCAGGAAGTCCACCGTGGTGGAGATGACCTTGGGCACGCGCTCGGTGTCTGTCTTGAGCAGCAGCTCGAAGATGGCGCTCGATTCCAGCAGCGCCCCCAGCGTGCCGCCGTGCAGCGCGGGCAGGATGCTGTTGCCGATGAGGTGCGGCGCGTAGCGCATGCGGCAGAGCATCTCGCCGGCCAGGTTCTCCACGCCAATGCCCACGAAGCGCGTGTAGGGGATGGCGTCCGTGAGGCGGTGGTACTCGCGCGACTGGCGCACCTGCCGCACCAGGTCCGCGAGGGGAAGCGAAGGCGTGCTCATCAGCTCTCCACCCGCATGAAGGTGCCCTGCGACGAGGCCACCGGCGTCGCAGGGTCGCCCTGGTGCACCAGCGCGCGCACGAAGGCGACCATGCGGGTGACCTTGTAGCACTCGGCCTGCGCGGTCAGCGGCAGGCCCGGGCGCGCGGGGCGCAGGTAGTCGATTCGCAGGTCCAGCGTGACGATGGCCGCGAACGCGCCCAGCGCCGCCATCACCGCCGCGCCGCTAGCCGCGTCGATGAGCGAGGTCACCGCGCCGCCCGCCACCACCCCCGTCTCCGGGTTGCCGACGAGCACATCCGCGTAGGGCATCACCACCGTCGCGTCCGTGGGCCCCACCGCTTCCAGCCGCAGCCCGAGCGCATGGTTGTGGGGCACCGCCTCTGTGAACAGGACGGAGAGCGCCTCGCGCCGCTCCGCCGGGTCCGTGGAAAGACTGAAGTCCGACATGGGCTGGATGCAGTAGCAGATTCGGACCGCGCCGGGGGAACGCACCGCGGCACGCCGCGCCCAGGAACACGCCTGCCCGTCCGCGAGTTCACGGGCGCCCTGACAGCCCACGCATCCTGGCAGGATGCCGCGCCCCGCGTCTTCCCCGAGGACACTTCCGGTGAACCGACCTCTCTCCGCCCTCTGCTTCGCACTGCTCGTCCCAGGTCTGCTCCTGGCGGCGCAGCCCCTGCCCCGGCCCGCGAGTGCACCCGAGCCCGCACCTCCAGGGCAGGGTGAAGCGCCTCCGCAGGAACCGCCCAAGCCGCCCGCGCCCAAGGACACCGCGCGCGAAGCCGCCCGGGCGAGCGAGGGCGACGGCGGCACCCTGGCCCCCGTCGCCACGACGGAGCAGCCGGACGCGAAGAAGGAGGAGTGGAAGGTGGACGCGCCCCCGGGCGTGGCCAGCACGCAGGTGCCCATCGACGTGCGAGAGGGCACGTGGATGAACGTGGACGTGAGCCCGCGCGGAGACGAAATCCTCTTCGACCTGCTGGGTGACATCTACGCGCTGCCCATCGCGGGCGGCGAGGCCCGCGCGCTGACGTCCGGCGCCGCGTGGGACATGCAGCCGCGCTACAGCCCGGACGGGAAGTCCATCGCGTTCACCAGCGACCGGGGCGGCGGGGACAACATCTGGGTGATGGACCGCGACGGAAAGAACCCGCGCGCGGTGACGCAGGAGAAGTTCCGCCTGCTCAACAGCCCGGCGTGGAGTCCGGACGGCCAGTTCCTGGTGGCGCGCAAGCACTTCACCGGCCGACGCTCGCTGGGCGCGGGCGAGGTGTGGATGTTCCACCGCGCGGGCGGCGAAGGCGTGAAGCTCACCGAACGCGCCAACGACCAGAAGGACCTGGGCGAGCCCGTGTTCTCCCCGGACGGCCGCTACGTCTACTTCAGCCAGGACGTCACGCCGGGGAAGTCCTTCGAGTACGACAAGGATCCGAACAAGGAGCTCTACGCCATCCAGCGGCTGGACCTGGACGCGAAGGAGGTGGAGCCCTTCGTCACCGGCCCGGGTGGCTCCATCCGGCCCACGCCGTCGCCGGACGGCAAGCAGCTGGCGTTCGTGCGGCGGGTGCGCGGCAAGAGCGTGCTGTACGTGACGGACGTGAAGTCCGGGGCGGAGCGGCCGCTGCATGACGGGCTCGACCGGGACATGCAGGAGACGTGGGCCATCCACGGCGTGTCTCCGGTGATGGCGTGGACGCCGGACAACAAGTCGCTGGTGTTCTGGGCGGGCGGGGCGCTGCACCGCATCGACGTGGCGACGAAGAAGGTGTCGCCCATCCCCTTCCACGTGAAGGGGACACGCACGGTGTTCGCGGCGGTGAAGGGCACGCGCGCCGTGGCGCCGGACCGCTTCGACGTGAAGATGCTGCGCTGGATGCAGGTGTCACCGGATGGCAAGAGGCTGGTGTACCAGGCGCTGGGCAAGCTTTACGTGAAGGAGCTGCCGTCGGGGACACCGCGGCGGCTGACGCGGCAGAACGAGCACCTGGAGTTCTATCCGTCGTTCTCGCGGGACGGGCGCTCCATCGTCTACACGACGTGGGACGACGACGCGCTGGGCGCGGTGCGCGTGGTGTCGGTGACGGGCGGCGAGGGCCGCGTGGTGACGACGCAGCCGGGCTTCTACGTGGAGCCCGCGATGAGCCCGGACGGCAGGTGGGTGGTGTACCGGACGACGGGCGACGGCTACCTGATGCCGGGCACGTGGAGCCGGGAGACGGGGCTGTTCGTGGTGCCGTCCACCGGTGGAGGCGTGGCGCGCAAGCTGACGCGGGACGGGGAGCAGCCGCACTTCGGCGCGAAGTCGGACCGCGTGTACTTCCTGCACGTGGAGTCCAAGGACGTGGAGGACGTGCGCACGCTGCGCAGCATCGGGCTGGACGGGGATGAGCCGCGCACGCACCTGACCAGCGGTGGCGCGCTGGAGATGCGCGTGTCGCCGGACGACCGGTGGGTGGCCTTCCGCGAGGACTTCAACGCCTACGTGACGCCCTTCGTGCGCGGCGCGAAGGAGGCGCGGGTGGGGCCGTCCACCAAGGCCATGCCGGTGACGCAGGTGAGCCGTGACGCGGGCGAATACCTGCACTGGTCCGGCTCGGATGCGCGGCTGTCCCTGCACTGGGCGCTGGGGTCCAAGCTCTACACGCGGGCGCTGAAGGACGCGTTCACGTTCATGGACGGCGCGCCCAAGACGCTGCCGCCGCCGGAGGCGGACGGGGTGGACGTGGCGTTCTCCGCGAAGTCGGACGTGCCGGAGGGGATGCTGGCGCTGGTGGGCGGGCGGATCGTCACCATGAAGGGCGAGCAGGTGGTGGAGGAGGGCGTGGTGGTGGTGAAGGGCAACCGCATCGTGGCGCTGGGCCCGGTGGGGAAGGTGAACGTGCCCGCAGCGGCGAAGGTGGTGG
This DNA window, taken from Corallococcus exiguus, encodes the following:
- a CDS encoding BTAD domain-containing putative transcriptional regulator produces the protein MNASARHGSAARRLLAHGSDTDAETPMSERESMKLRDLKEAAHALYQRGRYAQCVETYAQLAKMLPRDANVRVRLAEACRRAGQKEQAIAAYRKAARVLLSLGCESRARGALKAALELAPRDAALQQELARMGQGAVTPTALEDEELYRFDRLPPTPPPGRMRSVPPSFVRNDAQGPDAPRALPVAPSVTPVNVHGTPSVMQGPGRQAVLPHPRPAMPTVTPALDSATTTMSRSMAQVAAGAPEAVTLPKVIVSMFAFGDPPAEGAAQPGGNTPPCITPVMVSKSVPKKALPAVPPSTVNPAPTPERPTVKVLALKNRAPGAPPTKPPSAVMPYKPEMRRLAPNVVALRVSPQARWVIIRSESDLEVSRSEVLPGEPAAAH
- a CDS encoding amidohydrolase family protein gives rise to the protein MNRPLSALCFALLVPGLLLAAQPLPRPASAPEPAPPGQGEAPPQEPPKPPAPKDTAREAARASEGDGGTLAPVATTEQPDAKKEEWKVDAPPGVASTQVPIDVREGTWMNVDVSPRGDEILFDLLGDIYALPIAGGEARALTSGAAWDMQPRYSPDGKSIAFTSDRGGGDNIWVMDRDGKNPRAVTQEKFRLLNSPAWSPDGQFLVARKHFTGRRSLGAGEVWMFHRAGGEGVKLTERANDQKDLGEPVFSPDGRYVYFSQDVTPGKSFEYDKDPNKELYAIQRLDLDAKEVEPFVTGPGGSIRPTPSPDGKQLAFVRRVRGKSVLYVTDVKSGAERPLHDGLDRDMQETWAIHGVSPVMAWTPDNKSLVFWAGGALHRIDVATKKVSPIPFHVKGTRTVFAAVKGTRAVAPDRFDVKMLRWMQVSPDGKRLVYQALGKLYVKELPSGTPRRLTRQNEHLEFYPSFSRDGRSIVYTTWDDDALGAVRVVSVTGGEGRVVTTQPGFYVEPAMSPDGRWVVYRTTGDGYLMPGTWSRETGLFVVPSTGGGVARKLTRDGEQPHFGAKSDRVYFLHVESKDVEDVRTLRSIGLDGDEPRTHLTSGGALEMRVSPDDRWVAFREDFNAYVTPFVRGAKEARVGPSTKAMPVTQVSRDAGEYLHWSGSDARLSLHWALGSKLYTRALKDAFTFMDGAPKTLPPPEADGVDVAFSAKSDVPEGMLALVGGRIVTMKGEQVVEEGVVVVKGNRIVALGPVGKVNVPAAAKVVDVKGKTLMPGLVDVHWHGSMGVDGLMPEQSWVQAASLAFGVTTLHDPSNHSEAIFAASELGKAGMLTSPRIFSTGTILYGAASADAHVEIDTLDDARRHLRRMKALGAFSVKSYNQPRRDQRQKILQAARELDMLVVPEGGSLLQHNLTMVVDGHSSLEHSLPVARIYDDVRQLWKGTRVGYTPTLGVAYGGLMGENYWYQKTNVWEDTRLMSFVPRRVVDGRSRRRVMIPDEEFNHQNVARVAKELNDLGVSVQLGAHGQREGLAAHWELAMFVQGGMSPMQALRAGTLNGARHLGMDKDLGSLEVGKLADLVVLDKNPLEDISNSRTVRYTMVNGRLYDANTLNEVGTRQRTRAKFYFEKDGNEGWSPRATTHATEQVCD
- a CDS encoding DUF2019 domain-containing protein, coding for MTLEELVEQVAKHVAAQTDAIWKGDAKTGNKHARKYGAAIDQLLAHGDAGRDALLVLFKHERMDVRVTAAATLLRYRTAEAKAVLEEAAKGQGLVPFEALEALKRWNEGTWSLDPG
- a CDS encoding PaaI family thioesterase: MSTPSLPLADLVRQVRQSREYHRLTDAIPYTRFVGIGVENLAGEMLCRMRYAPHLIGNSILPALHGGTLGALLESSAIFELLLKTDTERVPKVISTTVDFLRSGKAQDTFARAFITRQGRRVANVRVEAWQDDRTRPIASSHALFLLSEP
- a CDS encoding RtcB family protein, translating into MSWKQHLEKVSEGHYVLPRTKTMRVHADLFLSDKLLWGEEGNPEAPPLEDAVFDQVVNAATFPGVTRVAVTPDCHVGYGVPIGTIVETDGVLLPTAAGYDIGCGMVQLQTSLTVEDVADPAKRRQWIDEVTDRIAVGVGATRARKQRKLSEPTLKEVLRHGAKALGRSRSVTERDFIPVEDTGVSIPERAYDKRGQLGSLGGGNHFTEMQVDEMGRVWVMLHTGSRGFGWNIAKHFFVAGAAQLGLKSRSEDFVWLDADSALGRSYWNLHNMAANFAVANRLLIGEAVCGALEDVFGGTANIYYEISHNLIQREGGKFVARKGATRAFPAGHPALKGTTWEATGHPILIPGSMETGSAILFAEPGAEKSIYSVNHGSGRRLSRSAARRQLQQEETDRRMAEAGILLNTRTTPLDESGPCYKNLDDVLETVEQAGLARVAHRLKPVACIKGAD
- a CDS encoding pilus assembly protein N-terminal domain-containing protein; its protein translation is MASRFVALTLGTLLLSALPAGAKEPAARAGDSKELPPADETLTLKKGAKQVLTVQGMSRVALGDPSVADVKTTGKDGVEVSALAKGTTTLIIWGSDGKRRTYRIVVDG
- a CDS encoding PaaI family thioesterase produces the protein MSDFSLSTDPAERREALSVLFTEAVPHNHALGLRLEAVGPTDATVVMPYADVLVGNPETGVVAGGAVTSLIDAASGAAVMAALGAFAAIVTLDLRIDYLRPARPGLPLTAQAECYKVTRMVAFVRALVHQGDPATPVASSQGTFMRVES